A genomic stretch from Diachasmimorpha longicaudata isolate KC_UGA_2023 chromosome 2, iyDiaLong2, whole genome shotgun sequence includes:
- the LOC135172523 gene encoding uncharacterized protein LOC135172523: MKDPRDEKSTGKSPHNTPRWFNFRALSPTSSILTGSYSMSDKHFKFQSRGKQGTATAVASIILGKIYDPKTWTKFHVDKILEYGDKLYRRSLARNKNDPSTYMITSMISPEFFIEDYKCLISTESRNVYGNLFAESVGCPDFADGLKRFFRNENYGVVTAQGVSVGMWHDANDGYFYFDASPCDESGKRSSDGAACIIRFKCLADMQDLFLGNLSRSYDSRYCIDKLAILRVAPVKRSINFPPKVPVDRVDAPVKRIDKTMDCTQILPKDKKSLALATVINKEPLLITLSNYSIDRKFATMPLINQNAFDTGYEYRDVQVNIPPIFKDLSDDISILHGWTHESSEMYKGKGAQNVANCIMAIGMKGINDPRAWLRETLDSILTLGDALHAEVKATKPNLKSLTAADFNDTRVKIEGTRMFISVDLMTIVGTINSKISSILNLKQALGEFFAVHRDGVVECSSMAIAIWSQDDYFYAFDPRECDMNGVRVVEEKGKSAKESKNAAAVAVKKARGKCCVMRFRDIEGLANHFMGNITSAKKNDRFTIRHISVAEDLPGLQPWYEFQKGEPGRTWILQGSLSKDSEEFDDETRGVQGLAMPVAALVSASEIPPEMWTGEVVDDVIVEGNEYFTWCIPLEKEEDRELTLQKLKKVFFVKKRKITVNVEDSSVVGSLEPPPGGSVNNLEKGISEFFKSHQFGLVEVKNLAIAVWKFEEELKDKTKIMGYYYFDPSPGISLNETDEADAEEEAGASVIRALDPTELARLIASRVDPEVEGPDDFFIHGFEVVSIGDILDSDDLDREKSIPIKPELNAYEELGEDGAWITGSFDQTNRTVFKEKTRNKQQAANALVALAMRQFYNPHLWYQEVVNDILKLGDKITQENMGNIEAGEEAEGESPVRDYLVPTEIEDTFDIGVNRFTVTIEEEKSRGSSAELAQLLEEFFSENSMGILRQEWVMLPIWKEGDVFFMMDPRGQGTDDPDNKGSTAGVFWFTTIPSLASYLTQSLGNDGAEVIIDGVELDNEFESKIPEDKPEDVSDEHWYKFTKKGNDVWELLGTVSMADEKFAEENRGKQSSAVAIISVIFSKIYEPHQWTTEIIDEIVVTGDKLHEKSASRLGDASELSVNDIITEFFLSNRRINLVISDCVEAGSMTKQDPKVQDLETGVKKFFGKHQCGVLTILNAVHIPIWKWKDHYYCLISNDDPQKSTQKVAAYRFTTAEILSSYIREVFGNEGDYEISAIDIVDWNKLPPWRHDPSVAVRPTNLPPFNAFKRLVGGNARAILCGSIHQGSKIFPWNIRNKQTAANCIVALGMSVIKDPITWTKKTLDEILVVGMNVHEESIKLNKAQGRLRPPDVIRIFNIGANVLTADVDSTTLSGQVAMPPPEPEVKGKGKAKKKKPPKAKKKKGKQKRVPPPPPPIIFLEEGLTQFFESNRAGVLSAGHSVIALWKDQGLYFLYDPRCRSDDGTVDDSGAACTMWFACLKPLYDIIFTGLEDSEKYGQYCFNRVIIKRNIIEGLPGPVGFQAFFDCTVPPVPVASMNKTVTLEVQPRVEFNVIDEELSVLVGGISMFDQTFHISTRGLQSTAMAAVAIVMGLLHVPSTWTPAIIDCILKCGDILHGDSVRMARSGTRCLSPSELLTCFLVGDAKAEIGIHHHTAAGIVQVQDLTEALTLFFRNHCTGILHTPNLAVAVMQHCGKFYMFDPSARGRDGKSDYNGAGCVIKCENIMRVAWIFVSNCNYKVPSVYTLNAVDVLQLKFLSVAQRCSSPC, from the exons ATGAAAGATCCCCGGGACGAAAAATCCACTGGAAAATCCCCGCATAACACTCCCAGATGGTTCAATTTTCGGGCATTATCCCCCACCTCCTCCATTCTCACAGGCTCCTACTCAATGTCTGACAAACACTTCAAGTTCCAAAGCCGTGGAAAGCAAGGAACAGCCACCGCAGTCGCTTCGATAATCCTCGGCAAGATATACGACCCCAAAACCTGGACGAAATTTCACGTCGATAAAATCCTCGAATACGGTGATAAACTCTACCGAAGGAGTCTCGCTCGGAATAAAAATGACCCCTCGACCTACATGATCACCAGCATGATatcccctgaatttttcatcgaggACTACAAGTGCCTGATCTCCACCGAGAGCAGAAACGTTTATGGAAACCTCTTCGCCGAGAGTGTTGGCTGTCCGGATTTTGCTGACGGTTTAAAACGATTCttcagaaatgaaaattacggcGTAGTAACGGCTCAGGGTGTGTCAGTTGGCATGTGGCACGATGCCAATGACGGCTATTTCTACTTCGATGCATCTCCGTGCGACGAGTCAGGGAAACGATCTTCTGACGGTGCCGCCTGCATAATTCGATTTAAATGTCTCGCCGACATGCAGGATCTGTTCCTCGGTAATTTGAGCCGCAGTTATGATTCCCGTTATTGCATCGATAAGCTCGCAATTCTTCGTGTCGCACCTGTCAAACGATCGATCAATTTTCCGCCCAAAGTACCTGTTGACAGGGTCGATGCACCGGTGAAGAGAATCGATAAGACGATGGATTGCACTCAGATTCTCCCAAAGGACAAAAAGTCGTTAGCTCTGGCGACGGTTATCAATAAGGAGCCTTTGTTGATAACTCTTTCGAACTACAGCATCGACAGGAAATTCGCGACGATGCCTCTTATCAACCAGAATGCCTTCGATACTGGGTATGAGTACAGAGATGTCCAGGTGAACATTCCTCCGATATTCAAGGATTTGTCGGATGACATCTCCATTCTTCACGGCTGGACACACGAGTCCAGTGAAATGTACAAAGGAAAAGGTGCGCAGAACGTCGCTAATTGCATTATGGCGATTGGGATGAAGGGAATCAATGACCCCAGGGCCTGGCTGAGGGAGACTCTGGACAGTATTCTGACTCTGGGTGATGCTCTTCACGCGGAGGTGAAAGCCACCAAACCGAATCTGAAGTCCTTGACTGCAGCGGATTTCAATGACACCCGGGTGAAGATCGAGGGAACGAGGATGTTCATCAGTGTAGATTTAATGACAATCGTTGGTACCATAAACTCGAAAATATCGTCTATTCTGAATTTGAAACAGGCGCTGGGGGAGTTCTTCGCGGTACACCGGGATGGGGTCGTCGAGTGTTCGTCGATGGCGATCGCAATTTGGAGTCAGGATGATTATTTTTACGCCTTTGATCCTCGAGAGTGTGATATGAATGGAGTTCGAGTGGTTGAGGAAAAGGGTAAGTCTGCAAAGGAGAGCAAGAATGCAGCGGCTGTTGCAGTGAAGAAGGCCAGAGGGAAATGTTGTGTCATGCGGTTTCGTGATATTGAAGGACTCGCCAATCATTTCATGGGGAATATCACCTCGGCTAAGAAGAATGATCGGTTCACTATCCGGCATATTTCGGTAGCAGAGGATTTACCTGGTCTTCAGCCGTGGTACGAGTTCCAGAAGGGCGAGCCTGGGAGGACATGGATCCTCCAGGGATCTCTGTCGAAGGATTCCGAAGAGTTTGATGATGAGACGCGTGGAGTGCAGGGGTTGGCGATGCCGGTGGCAGCGTTGGTGAGTGCCTCTGAAATTCCTCCGGAGATGTGGACAGGAGAGGTTGTGGATGATGTGATTGTAGAGGGGAATGAGTACTTCACGTGGTGCATTCCTCTGGAGAAGGAGGAGGATCGAGAGCTGACGCTACAGAAATTGAAGAAGgttttttttgtgaagaaGCGGAAGATTACAGTGAATGTGGAGGACTCGTCTGTTGTGGGGAGCTTGGAGCCTCCACCGGGTGGATCAGTGAATAATCTGGAGAAAGGTATCAGTGAGTTCTTCAAGAGTCATCAGTTTGGTCTCGTTGAAGTGAAGAATTTGGCTATCGCTGTCTGGAAATTCGAGGAAGAGTTGAAGGACAAGACGAAGATAATGGGCTATTACTATTTTGATCCGAGTCCGGGAATCAGCCTGAATGAGACTGACGAGGCAGACGCCGAGGAAGAGGCTGGTGCCAGTGTCATTCGAGCACTTGATCCAACAGAACTAGCGAGGCTCATCGCATCCAGAGTTGATCCAGAAGTTGAAGGCCCTGATGATTTCTTCATTCACGGGTTCGAAGTCGTTTCCATCGGAGACATTCTGGACTCCGATGATCTTGATAGAGAGAAGAGCATTCCAATAAAACCGGAGTTAAATGCTTATGAAGAGCTCGGGGAAGACGGCGCGTGGATCACGGGGAGTTTTGATCAGACGAATCGCACAGTTTTTAAAGAGAAAACCAGGAACAAACAGCAGGCAGCCAATGCTCTGGTTGCACTCGCCATGAGACAGTTCTATAATCCCCATCTGTGGTATCAGGAGGTTGTTAATGACATCCTGAAACTGGGGGATAAGATTACTCAGGAGAATATGGGCAATATTGAGGCTGGAGAGGAAGCTGAGGGGGAATCGCCAGTCAGGGATTACCTGGTACCGACGGAGATTGAAGACACCTTCGACATCGGTGTCAATCGATTCACAGTTACTATTGAGGAAGAAAAATCTAGAGGAAGTTCAGCAGAGTTGGCGCAACTCCTGGAGgaattttttagtgaaaattcaatgggaATTTTACGACAGGAGTGGGTGATGCTACCGATTTGGAAGGAGGGCGATGTCTTCTTCATGATGGATCCCAGGGGTCAGGGTACAGATGACCCGGATAATAAGGGAAGCACTGCCGGGGTCTTCTGGTTTACCACTATACCCTCTCTAGCTTCATACTTGACGCAGTCTCTGGGGAATGATGGAGCTGAGGTGATAATCGATGGAGTGGAATTGGATAATGAATTTGAATCGAAAATTCCGGAGGACAAGCCTGAAGATGTCAGCGATGAGCACTGGTACAAATTCACGAAAAAGGGGAATGACGTTTGGGAACTCTTGGGAACTGTTTCAATGGCTGATGAAAAATTTGCTGAGGAGAACAGGGGAAAGCAGAGCTCTGCGGTTGCCATTATATCCGTTATTTTCTCGAAGATCTACGAACCTCATCAATGGACAACCGAGATCATCGATGAAATCGTCGTCACCGGGGACAAACTCCACGAAAAATCAGCATCTCGCCTTGGTGACGCCTCAGAACTATCAGTGAATGACATCATCACGGAGTTTTTCTTATCGAATCGTCGCATCAATCTCGTGATTTCTGATTGCGTAGAAGCCGGAAGTATGACTAAACAGGATCCGAAGGTTCAAGACTTAGAGACTGGAGTTAAAAAGTTCTTCGGAAAACATCAGTGCGGAGTGTTAACCATTCTCAATGCTGTGCACATTCCCATTTGGAAGTGGAAGGATCACTATTACTGCCTTATTTCGAATGATGATCCCCAGAAGTCCACGCAAAAGGTCGCAGCCTATCGTTTCACAACAGCAGAGATTCTCTCGAGTTACATCAGAGAAGTATTTGGAAATGAAGGAGATTACGAAATCAGTGCAATTGATATTGTGGATTGGAATAAACTGCCCCCTTGGAGACACGACCCCAGTGTTGCTGTTCGACCGACGAATCTTCCCCCCTTTAACGCTTTCAAACGTCTTGTAGGTGGGAATGCTCGAGCAATCCTCTGCGGAAGCATTCATCAGGGATCAAAAATCTTTCCTTGGAACATCAGAAACAAGCAGACAGCTGCTAACTGCATTGTCGCACTTGGCATGTCCGTGATAAAAGACCCCATTACTTGGACGAAGAAGACTCTAGACGAAATATTGGTG GTAGGTATGAACGTCCATGAAGAAagcataaaattgaataaggCCCAAGGAAGACTGCGACCCCCAGACGTCATCAGGATCTTCAACATAGGCGCGAATGTCTTAACCGCTGACGTGGATAGCACGACCCTGTCTGGTCAGGTTGCGATGCCTCCTCCTGAGCCTGAAGTCAAGGGGAAGGGAAAGGCGAAGAAGAAGAAACCACCGAAGGCCAAGAAAAAGAAGGGAAAGCAAAAAAGAGTACCTCCTCCACCTCCACCCATAATTTTCTTGGAGGAAGGCCTCACTCAGTTCTTCGAGAGTAATCGGGCTGGGGTTCTGAGTGCTGGCCATTCCGTCATCGCATTGTGGAAGGATCAAGGTCTCTATTTTCTGTATGACCCTCGCTGTCGTAGTGATGATGGCACTGTTGATGACTCCGGGGCAGCTTGCACCATGTGGTTTGCCTGCTTGAAACCGCTTTATGACATCATCTTCACGGGCCTTGAGGATTCAGAGAAATATGGACAGTACTGTTTCAACCGGGTCATCATCAAGAGGAATATCATAGAAGGCTTGCCCGGTCCTGTTGGCTTCCAAGCGTTTTTCGATTGCACTGTGCCACCCGTACCGGTCGCTTCGATGAACAAGACTGTCACATTGGAGGTGCAGCCCAGGGTAGAGTTTAATGTCATCGACGAGGAGTTGAGTGTTCTTGTTGGGGGTATCAGCATGTTCGATCAGACATTTCATATCAGCACACGGGGTCTGCAGAGCACTGCGATGGCAGCGGTGGCGATCGTCATGGGACTGCTGCATGTGCCATCTACTTGGACACCTGCGATTATCGATTGCATCCTTAAATGTGGGGATATTCTCCACGGCGACAGTGTTCGTATGGCTCGGTCAGGTACTCGATGCCTCTCCCCTTCAGAACTACTGACCTGCTTTCTCGTTGGAGATGCCAAGGCAGAGATTGGAATTCATCATCACACTGCAGCTGGAATTGTGCAGGTTCAGGATTTAACTGAGGCGTTGACATTATTCTTCAGAAATCATTGCACTGGCATTCTGCACACACCGAATCTAGCCGTGGCAGTGATGCAGCACTGTGGAAAATTCTACATGTTCGATCCATCCGCGAGGGGTAGAGATGGTAAATCCGATTATAATGGTGCTGGATGTGTAATTAAGTGTGAGAATATAATGAGAGTGGCGTGGATATTCGTTAGTAATTGCAATTATAAAGTTCCGAGTGTTTATACCCTTAATGCTGTTGATGTTCTGCAGCTGAAATTCCTTTCGGTCGCGCAGAGATGTTCTTCACCCTgttaa